Genomic window (Staphylococcus debuckii):
CGCCGCGACCGCTTCCTGTCAGCTTGCCTGCCACTGCCCCTGCTTGTTTGGCAGCACTCAACAACTTATCAATCTTCGGATGACTGACAGTTAATGTTGCTAAGTATGACTGACATTCATTAAAAATTTCTGCCAGCAAATCAAAGTTGCGTGTAGTAATAGCTTGGTTTGCTGAATGAACGAGTTGTCCGATACGTTCAATAAATTGTTTGTTTTCATGATTATTATCGACTAATTCATGGACATCATGTACAGCCTCTTTGGTATTCCCTTTTATACCGATATCCAAAACTACCATATAGCCAGGGAGCTGCAAAGATTCTAAAGAAGTAAATACTCCCTTTTGAAACCAAGTCGGTTGATTAGAAACAATCGTTTGTGCATCGACACCACTAGGTTTGCCGTGTGCAATCATTTCTGCCCAATTGACATGTTCAATTAATTCCTCATCACTCAATGGTTTGTCTAAATAATTGAAAGCTGCTCTCGTAAAGGCTACTGCTACTGCGGCACTTGAACCTAAACCTCTAGATGGCGGCAGCTTGGCATCAATTTTAATCATAACAGGTGATTGGATATGACTCTCCGCTTCGAATCTGCTGATTAAGGCATGAAGATGTTCTGGAGCATAAGCAATTTCTCCTTCATATACATCACTTATCATCGTTGAAACAGCTAATTCAGGCATTTCTTCAATTGTGACCTTTACTTTTCCTGATGAAAAAGGAATTGCAATCGCAGGTTCACCGAACGTGACCGCATGTTCTCCAACTAATATAATTTTACCGTTTGATTCTCCGTAGCCTTTTCGTGTCATACTCTCATCACCTTTAACACTTTCCCAAATTTCTCGAAGGATACCTATGCATCGCTTGCGTGCATGCCAAAACAGCCAGCCACTTTCTTTCTATACTTATCAATGACTAGTTAGATTCTTAATTAAAGCATTCTTCTCATATACTTATTATCTTTATATACTCTGTTTATTTTAAACATTCCGCTTAAATATTACTATAATTTTACGGAAAATGTTTAAATACCGTCTTATTATAACTTAACTTTTACTCAATTCTATACTACCTAAGATGGAAAAATTAAGACCTGCTAATAAACTTCTCTCTTATTTTACCTAAAACTACAAATGATTTAAATGATTTAGACATAAATTTGACATAAAACTCTGCGATTATTTTCTATCGATGCGCACAAATAGGAGATGTGCCAGCGTTGCAGCTATTCACATCTCCATATTTTAATCGTCCATTTTTGCATTAATTTTCGCGTTACGTTCTATCATACGATCGAAATATTTTTCAAAACGCTCCCATTCTTCATCAGTAACTGGATCCATATTCAAAGTCGCCCCTAACGCTTTAAGCGCATAAAGCAACTTGAACATGACCTCATTGACAGTGAGCGGGTGCCCGAGCAAGTCTTCTAATGACGCCATACAAGATGGGTCGATGTCTGGATACTTGAATTTCGTTTCTTCGCCTTGCAGTGCACGTTGATAGAAATGACGCATCATTTCAGCCCTTCCAGCTCCAGAGCCTTCAACACACAAATAAATTTGGACTGCAATACCGCCGCGTACCCGTCTTTGTGAGATACCGGCAAATTTCTTATCATTAATACTTAAATCAAACTTTCCTGGACAGTACGAACGTTCAATTTCCTTGGTATCAATTTGAACCTGCTCATCTTCAAACATTTTACAAATGAGTTCATACATCAAATTGAAAGCTTCGTCGATTGAAACTTCAGTCTTCCCTTTGAAAATTAAAGAGATGTTTAAAATACCTTGATCTAATACAACACCTAAACCGCCAGAATTGCGCACAATCACGTTGTAACCACATTCATCGACCAGATAACGAATCCCATCATTTAAATGCGGCAAACGTGCATCATGCGTACCTAATATAACGGTGTGCTGGTGAATCCAAGTACGGACCACACTGCATGACAAATCCTTGCCCGTACTTTCTGAAAAGGTATCATCAAATGCAAATGACTGCATCGGCGCTAAACCTGTTGAATGATCGATGTAGCGCCAATCTGAGTCATTAAAGTATTTCTGCACTAAATCCATTATTGTAAAGTTTGTGCTGCAGTGATGATTGATAAATTATAGACATCTTCAGTAGAGCAACCGCGTGATAAGTCGTTTACTGGTGAATTTAAGCCTTGCAATACAGGTCCGATAGCTTCATATCCGCCTAAACGTTGTGCAATTTTATAACCGATATTACCCGCTTCTAGGCTTGGGAAGATGAATACGTTAGCGTCACCTTTGATTTTTGCATCCGGTGCTTTTTTCGCTGCTACTTTAGGAACGATAGCCGCATCAAATTGGAATTCACCGTCGATAACGACATCACTCAAACCTTCTTCTTCAGCTTTTTCTTGTGCTTGTTTAGTAGCTGATTCTACTTTTTCTACATCGTCAGATTTTGCTGAACCTTTAGTTGAAAAGCTTAATAAAGCTACGCGTGGGTCCATACCGAAACTTTTAGCTGTTTTCGCACTTTCTACTGCAATTTCTGCTAAGTCTGCCGCTTCTAAAGTAGGGTTGATAGCACAATCGCCGAAAACATATTGCTCGTCACCTTTAATCATAAAGAAGACACCTGATGTTTTAGATACACCTGGTTTAGTTTTGATAATTTGCAATGCTGGACGTACAGTGTCGCCAGTTGAATGTGCTGCACCACTTACAAGTCCGTCCGCTTTGCCTGTATACACAAGCATTGTTCCGAAGTAATTTACATTATTCAACATATCTTCTGCTTGTTCTTTTGTTGCTTTGCCTTTACGACGTTCAACAAAAGCTTCCACAAGTTCTGCTTTCAAATCACTTGTTTCAGGTGTCATAATTTCAATTCCAGAAATATCTAAACCTTTTTCTTCAGCAAGCGCTTGAACTTTGTCAGCATTACCTAAAACAATAGGTTCTACATAATCAGTTGAATGTAATTTTACTGCTGCTGTCAATACACGTTCATCTTCACCTTCCGGCAATACGATTTTTACGTTTTTCCCTGAAAGTTTGTCTTGTAATACATTTAATAAACTAGGCATAATGTCCTCCTCAAATTTACGAGTTTTATTTTTTACCATCCTTAATTATACGCCATTTGCAGCAACATTTCACGCAGTAAAACATAATCAATTTCTATGATTTCAATCACGCTTTATGATAGAATTTTTAGTGAAATAACAGATAGTAAAAGGAGCGATTTAAATGAGTCAAGCAGCAGAAACTTTAGATGGATGGTACAGTCTCCATCTATTCTATGCAGTAGATTGGCCTACATTGCGTCTTGTACCTGATGAAGACCGTATTCAAATCGTTCAAGAATTCCATGATTTCTTGGACAAATTAGCATCAGTACGTGATGACCATAATGGTGACCACGCACTTTATAATATTACAGGTCAAAAAGCAGACATTTTTTTATGGGTGCTACGCCCTGAAATGCAAGAATTGAACTCAATCGAGCTCGCACTTAATAAATTACGTATTGCGGATTATTTAGTTCCTACTTATTCATATGTTTCTATCATCGAACTCAGCAACTACTTAGCTGGTAAATCAGATGAAGACCCATATGAAAATCCGCATGTAAAAGCCCGTTTATATCCTGAATTACCACATTCAGACTACATTTGTTTCTATCCTATGAATAAACGTCGTAATGAAACTTACAACTGGTATATGTTATCAATGGAAGAACGTAAGAAATTGATGTATGACCACGGTATGATTGGTCGTAAATATGCTGGTAAAATCAAACAATTTATCACCGGATCAGTCGGCTTTGACGATTATGAATGGGGCGTGACATTATTCGCGAAAGACCCGTTACAATTCAAAAAAATCGTGTATGAAATGCGCTTTGATGAAACAACAGCGCGTTATGGCGATTTCGGCAGTTTCTTCGTAGGACACATCTTACCTGAAGAAACATTAGAAACATTCTTTAGATTATAATTTCTATGTCTGGACATCTCGAGCAGAGATGTCCTTTTAATATGCGAATTTACTATGTATAAACACGAAAGGAACTTGCCTACTCACTAGAAGCAAGTTCCTCTTTTTATTATCTATTTAAATATATTGTTTCTATGAAAAAATAGAGACAGATGACTGCACAACATTAAGAAGTGAGCGACACCTATGTACCACATGTACGCTGCCTGTCTAGCACAGTTCGAACAATAGTGGCACTGACCAAAGGC
Coding sequences:
- the hemQ gene encoding hydrogen peroxide-dependent heme synthase, whose product is MSQAAETLDGWYSLHLFYAVDWPTLRLVPDEDRIQIVQEFHDFLDKLASVRDDHNGDHALYNITGQKADIFLWVLRPEMQELNSIELALNKLRIADYLVPTYSYVSIIELSNYLAGKSDEDPYENPHVKARLYPELPHSDYICFYPMNKRRNETYNWYMLSMEERKKLMYDHGMIGRKYAGKIKQFITGSVGFDDYEWGVTLFAKDPLQFKKIVYEMRFDETTARYGDFGSFFVGHILPEETLETFFRL
- the mvk gene encoding mevalonate kinase; protein product: MTRKGYGESNGKIILVGEHAVTFGEPAIAIPFSSGKVKVTIEEMPELAVSTMISDVYEGEIAYAPEHLHALISRFEAESHIQSPVMIKIDAKLPPSRGLGSSAAVAVAFTRAAFNYLDKPLSDEELIEHVNWAEMIAHGKPSGVDAQTIVSNQPTWFQKGVFTSLESLQLPGYMVVLDIGIKGNTKEAVHDVHELVDNNHENKQFIERIGQLVHSANQAITTRNFDLLAEIFNECQSYLATLTVSHPKIDKLLSAAKQAGAVAGKLTGSGRGGSVITLVKDYATAKKVVKAVTQAGAQHTWIESLGG
- a CDS encoding lipoate--protein ligase family protein; this translates as MDLVQKYFNDSDWRYIDHSTGLAPMQSFAFDDTFSESTGKDLSCSVVRTWIHQHTVILGTHDARLPHLNDGIRYLVDECGYNVIVRNSGGLGVVLDQGILNISLIFKGKTEVSIDEAFNLMYELICKMFEDEQVQIDTKEIERSYCPGKFDLSINDKKFAGISQRRVRGGIAVQIYLCVEGSGAGRAEMMRHFYQRALQGEETKFKYPDIDPSCMASLEDLLGHPLTVNEVMFKLLYALKALGATLNMDPVTDEEWERFEKYFDRMIERNAKINAKMDD
- the pta gene encoding phosphate acetyltransferase; its protein translation is MPSLLNVLQDKLSGKNVKIVLPEGEDERVLTAAVKLHSTDYVEPIVLGNADKVQALAEEKGLDISGIEIMTPETSDLKAELVEAFVERRKGKATKEQAEDMLNNVNYFGTMLVYTGKADGLVSGAAHSTGDTVRPALQIIKTKPGVSKTSGVFFMIKGDEQYVFGDCAINPTLEAADLAEIAVESAKTAKSFGMDPRVALLSFSTKGSAKSDDVEKVESATKQAQEKAEEEGLSDVVIDGEFQFDAAIVPKVAAKKAPDAKIKGDANVFIFPSLEAGNIGYKIAQRLGGYEAIGPVLQGLNSPVNDLSRGCSTEDVYNLSIITAAQTLQ